A region from the uncultured Draconibacterium sp. genome encodes:
- a CDS encoding M1 family metallopeptidase translates to MQKTLLFTFLFLLSKFSFAQQHTERFTSIDVLHYTFDLHLNDSSKQIRGETSVFIRLLKPADTVQLDFIGMDDSGIGMIVNSVSSDEQALVFLHENNNLQVEVPESISSGDTVCFKICYTGIPADGLVISENKHGQRTFFGDNWPDRAKHWLPTVDHPSDKATLEFLIYAPQHYEVVSNGKRVEKKQLPNNIEFTHWREDVPISTKLMVIGVADFLVGNNENYQGVPISSWIFRHDKETGFNNYKYGTKALAYFSALIGPYSYEKLAHVQSKTRYGGMENASCIFYHERTATSPQSQERLFAHEVAHQWFGNSVTEQNWHHLWLSEGFATYLTHVYMQHFYGNDLFNARLKNDRERVIAYSNQNLAPIIDTTVTDYIRLLNTNSYEKASWFLHMLRAKLGDDIFFKGLQKYYRDYKNSTALTTDFQKVIEAVSGKKLDYFFTQWLWQAGHPVLNYTWGETKQDNYMLEQHISINQNTNQLFAFPLEVLITYEDGSSELKYTNFDGVNSNIRVQVKTTSPIKSIQLDPEVKLLFELAQTKM, encoded by the coding sequence ATGCAAAAAACACTGCTTTTTACGTTTCTTTTTCTCCTTTCAAAATTCAGTTTTGCACAACAGCATACTGAACGCTTTACCAGCATCGATGTATTGCATTATACGTTTGATCTACATTTAAACGATTCAAGCAAGCAAATACGAGGAGAAACCAGTGTTTTTATAAGGCTTTTAAAACCTGCAGACACTGTTCAGCTTGATTTTATTGGAATGGATGACTCGGGAATCGGCATGATTGTTAACTCGGTAAGCTCCGATGAGCAAGCCCTTGTTTTCTTGCATGAAAACAATAACTTACAAGTGGAAGTGCCTGAAAGTATAAGCTCGGGCGATACGGTGTGTTTTAAAATCTGCTACACCGGTATACCCGCTGATGGTTTGGTTATTTCGGAAAACAAGCACGGCCAACGCACTTTTTTTGGCGACAACTGGCCCGATCGGGCAAAACATTGGCTACCAACAGTCGATCATCCATCGGACAAAGCAACACTTGAATTTTTGATTTATGCCCCCCAACATTACGAGGTTGTTTCAAATGGAAAGCGCGTTGAAAAGAAACAATTACCCAACAACATTGAATTTACTCACTGGAGAGAAGATGTGCCCATATCAACAAAATTGATGGTGATTGGTGTTGCTGATTTTCTGGTAGGCAACAACGAAAACTACCAGGGAGTGCCGATAAGCTCCTGGATTTTTAGACACGATAAAGAAACCGGTTTTAACAATTATAAATACGGCACAAAAGCACTGGCGTATTTTTCAGCACTAATTGGCCCTTATTCATACGAAAAACTGGCGCACGTGCAATCGAAAACACGCTACGGAGGAATGGAAAATGCCAGTTGCATATTTTACCACGAACGAACAGCTACCAGCCCCCAGAGCCAGGAGCGTTTATTTGCCCACGAAGTGGCCCACCAATGGTTTGGCAACTCGGTAACTGAACAAAACTGGCACCACCTATGGTTAAGCGAAGGTTTTGCCACTTACCTTACACATGTTTACATGCAACATTTTTATGGTAATGATTTATTTAATGCACGTTTAAAAAACGACCGCGAACGAGTAATAGCCTATTCAAACCAAAACCTGGCTCCCATTATTGACACCACAGTAACTGATTACATTCGTTTATTAAATACAAATTCTTACGAGAAAGCCAGTTGGTTTTTACACATGTTACGCGCTAAACTTGGTGATGACATATTCTTTAAAGGATTACAGAAATATTATCGTGATTATAAAAATTCAACTGCATTAACAACTGATTTTCAAAAGGTAATAGAAGCGGTTTCGGGCAAGAAACTCGATTACTTTTTTACACAGTGGCTGTGGCAGGCTGGGCATCCGGTTTTAAATTATACCTGGGGAGAAACAAAACAGGATAATTACATGCTGGAACAACATATTTCCATTAATCAGAATACTAATCAGTTATTTGCTTTTCCCCTTGAAGTTTTGATTACATATGAAGATGGCAGTTCAGAACTTAAATACACAAATTTTGATGGTGTGAATTCAAATATTCGGGTTCAGGTAAAAACTACTTCCCCGATAAAAAGCATACAATTAGATCCCGAGGTAAAACTTCTTTTTGAGCTTGCACAAACGAAAATGTAG
- the rplT gene encoding 50S ribosomal protein L20: protein MPRSVNHVASRARRKKLLKKTKGYFGARKNVWTVAKNSWEKGQTYAYRDRKAKKRTFRALWIQRINAATRLEGMSYSQFMGLLKKNEIEINRKVLADLAMNQPEAFKAIVEKVK, encoded by the coding sequence ATGCCAAGAAGTGTAAATCATGTAGCATCACGTGCCCGGAGAAAGAAATTACTGAAAAAAACTAAAGGTTATTTCGGAGCGCGTAAAAACGTTTGGACGGTTGCAAAGAATTCCTGGGAAAAAGGACAAACTTATGCATACCGCGATAGAAAAGCGAAAAAAAGAACATTCCGTGCATTGTGGATTCAGCGTATTAATGCTGCAACCCGTTTGGAAGGAATGTCGTATTCACAATTCATGGGATTGTTGAAAAAGAACGAAATTGAAATAAACAGGAAAGTTTTAGCCGATTTGGCTATGAACCAACCTGAAGCGTTCAAAGCAATCGTAGAAAAAGTAAAATAA
- the rpmI gene encoding 50S ribosomal protein L35, whose amino-acid sequence MPKMKTNSGAKKRFRLTGSGKIKRKHAYKSHILTKKSTKRKRNLTYWTTIDKTNESNVKLLLCMK is encoded by the coding sequence ATGCCAAAAATGAAAACGAATTCCGGAGCTAAAAAACGATTTAGACTAACCGGAAGTGGTAAAATTAAAAGGAAGCACGCCTACAAAAGTCATATTTTGACTAAGAAAAGTACAAAACGTAAGCGTAATTTGACTTATTGGACAACAATCGATAAGACAAACGAAAGCAACGTTAAACTTTTGTTGTGCATGAAGTAG
- the infC gene encoding translation initiation factor IF-3: MIAIKRRGPRRNFQPRREQEPQHRINHKIRVPQVRLVGDNIENPGIYQLREALKIADELELDLVEISPKADPPVCKIIDYSKFLYQQKKKQKEMKAKTTKVVVKEIRFGPQTDEHDFQFKLRHAEKFLQEGAKVKAFVFFKGRSILFKEQGEILLLKLATSLEELGTVEQMPRLEGKRMTMFISPKKK; this comes from the coding sequence ATTATAGCTATTAAGAGAAGAGGTCCGAGAAGAAATTTCCAGCCCAGAAGAGAGCAGGAACCACAACACCGGATTAATCACAAAATCAGGGTGCCACAGGTACGTTTAGTGGGAGACAATATTGAAAACCCGGGAATTTACCAGTTACGCGAGGCATTAAAGATAGCAGACGAATTGGAATTGGATTTGGTAGAAATTTCGCCAAAAGCCGATCCACCGGTTTGTAAAATCATCGACTATTCAAAGTTTCTTTATCAGCAAAAAAAGAAACAAAAGGAGATGAAAGCCAAAACTACAAAAGTAGTGGTGAAAGAAATTCGCTTTGGCCCACAAACCGATGAGCACGATTTTCAGTTTAAATTGCGTCACGCTGAAAAATTCCTACAGGAAGGTGCAAAAGTTAAAGCTTTTGTATTTTTTAAGGGACGCTCAATCTTGTTTAAAGAACAAGGTGAGATTTTGTTGCTAAAACTTGCAACATCCCTTGAAGAGTTAGGAACAGTAGAGCAAATGCCAAGGCTTGAAGGTAAAAGAATGACAATGTTTATTTCACCTAAAAAGAAATAA